From one Coleofasciculus sp. FACHB-1120 genomic stretch:
- a CDS encoding non-ribosomal peptide synthetase — protein MPNDTIQGFQISPQQKRLWGLQQLDSNQDYQARCYLLIEGCLNIEMLKTSLQEIVERHEILRTHFRCLPGMTIPLQVISESSALHWQSIDLSARNSQEQSLQLETFFNSIGHQPCNFEEDSLLQLSLITLSEQKHILLINLPALCADTATLQHLAKEISRTYAACCLGTELDDEIMQYADISEWQNELLEGEDTEAGRNYWEKQDFSALLNIELPLEILVSKQAKFQPQLITQTINSDKVAKITAFVSKYETSVPSFLLTCWTILLWRLTKQSNLVIGTAFDGRKYEELESALGLFSKYLPIESHLEAKLSFGELLQKIHQAQQEVYQWQEYFSWDLNASADSPFFPVCFEFNQATDKCSAAGVTFSIERQYICIDRFKIKLAGVEREDALSIEFHYDANLFDAADIQRLAGQFSTLVDSILETPNVAIRELKILSDVERQQLIEFNNTKIDFPQFQGIHQRFEQQVEKTPDAIALSARSANALVYEGEQLTYQQLNQRANQLAHSLRKLGVAPEVLVGLYLERSLEMVVGLLGVLKAGGAYVPLDPALPLERLAFILQDTQAKVLLTQQHLVTNLPGSTATVFCLDSESELQQESDCATAQPSDRNLETQYISASDIHPSKIPPTPLTKGGYVPPTPPKKGGYVPPTPLKRGSPQAGESEAGGGQANLAYVIYTSGSTGTPKGVAVEHRQILNYLNGILERLDLPDGASFAMVSTFAADLGNTVLFPSLCTGGCLHIISQDRAADAEALSQYFQQHPIDCLKIVPSHLSALLASSHPEFILPRQRLILGGEASSWTLIEKIQNLAPSCRILNHYGPTETTVGVLTYQVESGNLANVSKTVPLGRPLANTQIYILDNHLQPVPIGVSGEVYIGGDNLARGYLNQPELTAKKFISNPFLKNSGVISSPLHEPAFPLNPTPPQPAAPAPLPAGGEGLGVGFYEELTGFDIQSQESEENSEFRIKHSKFLYKTGDLARYLPDGNIEFLGRIDHQVKIRGFRIELGEIEAVLKQHPAVEQAVVVVREDVPGDKRLVVYSILSQQQGSREESTQSNLMGDLRSFVKAKLPEYMIPSAFVILKTLPLTANGKVDREKLPAPEQIRPELAGTFVAPRTNVEEILAGIWAEAIGIEQVGIYDNFFELGGHSLLATQVISRLRDAFNVELPLRQFFDFPTVADLAVAIAQKLAEQTDEEMMAQMLAELDEISEEEVREVLAKEGVGK, from the coding sequence ATGCCAAACGATACTATTCAGGGATTCCAAATCTCTCCCCAGCAAAAACGCCTTTGGGGATTGCAACAACTTGATTCAAATCAAGATTATCAAGCTAGGTGTTATCTCTTAATAGAAGGGTGTCTCAATATAGAGATGTTGAAAACGTCCCTGCAAGAAATTGTCGAGCGACATGAAATCCTTCGTACCCATTTTCGCTGCCTACCGGGAATGACGATTCCCCTGCAAGTTATTTCAGAGAGTAGCGCTCTTCACTGGCAATCTATTGATTTAAGTGCTAGAAATAGCCAAGAACAAAGCCTTCAACTTGAAACATTTTTTAATTCAATCGGTCATCAACCCTGTAATTTCGAGGAAGATTCCCTATTACAGTTAAGCTTAATTACTCTGTCAGAGCAGAAGCATATTTTGCTGATTAACTTACCTGCTCTTTGTGCCGATACTGCAACTTTACAGCATTTAGCAAAAGAAATTAGTCGGACATACGCTGCTTGCTGTCTTGGTACGGAACTGGACGATGAAATAATGCAGTATGCCGATATCTCTGAATGGCAGAATGAATTGCTGGAAGGAGAAGATACGGAAGCGGGACGGAACTATTGGGAAAAGCAAGACTTTTCGGCACTGTTAAATATTGAGCTACCGCTGGAAATATTAGTTTCAAAACAAGCTAAATTTCAACCGCAATTGATTACCCAGACAATCAATTCCGATAAAGTAGCCAAAATAACCGCATTCGTGAGTAAGTATGAAACTTCTGTGCCTTCATTCCTGCTGACTTGCTGGACAATTTTGCTTTGGCGGCTCACGAAACAATCAAATTTGGTAATTGGGACAGCTTTCGATGGACGAAAATACGAGGAGTTAGAATCGGCGTTGGGATTATTTTCCAAATATTTGCCAATTGAAAGCCATTTAGAAGCTAAGCTTTCTTTCGGTGAATTACTGCAAAAAATTCATCAAGCGCAACAAGAAGTTTACCAATGGCAAGAATATTTTAGCTGGGACTTGAACGCTTCGGCTGATTCACCCTTTTTCCCAGTTTGTTTTGAATTTAATCAAGCGACTGATAAGTGTTCTGCTGCTGGCGTTACCTTTTCAATTGAACGCCAATATATCTGTATTGACCGCTTCAAGATTAAGCTTGCTGGCGTTGAGCGGGAAGACGCTTTGAGTATCGAGTTTCACTACGACGCAAACTTATTTGATGCAGCGGATATTCAGCGGTTAGCCGGACAATTTAGCACTTTAGTTGATAGTATTCTCGAAACTCCAAATGTTGCGATTAGGGAGTTAAAAATTCTTAGCGATGTAGAACGCCAGCAATTGATTGAGTTTAACAATACCAAGATTGATTTTCCTCAATTTCAGGGAATACATCAACGATTTGAGCAACAGGTTGAAAAAACGCCGGACGCGATTGCGCTAAGCGCACGCTCCGCGAACGCACTCGTTTACGAAGGCGAACAACTCACTTATCAGCAGTTAAATCAACGCGCTAACCAACTCGCTCATTCCTTGCGAAAGCTGGGTGTCGCACCAGAAGTTTTAGTCGGTCTTTATCTAGAACGCTCTCTAGAGATGGTTGTTGGACTGTTGGGAGTGCTGAAAGCTGGGGGAGCTTATGTCCCCTTAGACCCAGCCTTACCGCTGGAGCGTCTAGCGTTCATCCTGCAAGATACTCAGGCAAAGGTGCTGTTAACGCAACAACATTTAGTTACCAACCTTCCTGGCTCGACAGCTACCGTTTTCTGCTTAGATTCCGAGTCGGAACTGCAACAAGAGAGCGATTGCGCTACCGCGCAGCCTTCGGATCGCAACTTAGAGACTCAATACATTTCGGCTAGTGATATTCACCCTTCAAAGATCCCCCCAACCCCCCTTACAAAGGGGGGCTATGTTCCCCCAACCCCTCCTAAAAAGGGAGGCTATGTCCCCCCAACCCCCTTAAAAAGGGGGTCGCCGCAGGCGGGGGAATCGGAAGCTGGGGGAGGGCAAGCAAATCTTGCCTATGTCATTTACACCTCCGGTTCTACCGGAACACCCAAAGGCGTTGCGGTAGAACATCGACAAATTCTCAACTATCTCAATGGCATTTTGGAAAGATTGGATCTTCCCGATGGTGCCAGTTTTGCAATGGTTTCTACCTTTGCTGCCGACTTGGGAAATACAGTTTTATTCCCCTCTTTGTGTACGGGAGGATGTCTGCATATCATCTCCCAAGATCGCGCCGCTGATGCTGAAGCGCTATCGCAATATTTTCAACAGCATCCAATTGATTGCCTCAAGATAGTTCCTTCTCATTTATCGGCTTTACTGGCATCCTCTCACCCAGAATTTATTTTGCCTCGTCAGCGATTAATTTTGGGTGGAGAAGCCTCTAGTTGGACTTTGATTGAGAAAATCCAGAATTTGGCTCCATCCTGTCGCATTCTCAATCACTATGGGCCAACAGAAACAACGGTCGGCGTACTTACCTATCAGGTAGAAAGTGGGAACTTAGCTAATGTTTCAAAGACCGTTCCACTCGGTCGTCCCCTAGCAAATACCCAGATTTATATCCTGGATAATCATCTTCAGCCTGTGCCTATTGGTGTGTCTGGTGAAGTTTATATTGGGGGAGATAATCTGGCGCGTGGTTATTTAAATCAGCCGGAACTAACAGCCAAGAAATTTATTTCCAACCCATTTTTAAAGAATTCAGGAGTCATATCAAGTCCGCTTCATGAACCAGCATTCCCTCTGAACCCCACCCCGCCACAGCCTGCGGCTCCGGCTCCCCTCCCCGCAGGCGGGGAGGGGTTGGGGGTGGGGTTCTATGAGGAATTAACTGGATTTGATATCCAGAGTCAGGAGTCAGAGGAAAATTCAGAATTCAGAATAAAACATTCTAAATTCTTATACAAAACTGGCGACTTAGCTCGCTATTTACCGGATGGAAACATTGAGTTTCTGGGACGAATTGACCATCAGGTAAAAATCCGGGGCTTCCGCATCGAACTAGGGGAAATTGAGGCGGTGCTAAAGCAGCATCCCGCCGTAGAACAGGCTGTGGTTGTAGTTCGCGAGGATGTGCCTGGTGACAAGCGTTTAGTCGTTTATTCGATTTTGAGTCAGCAGCAGGGGAGTAGAGAAGAATCCACTCAATCAAATCTAATGGGTGACTTACGTTCTTTTGTAAAAGCGAAGTTGCCGGAATACATGATACCTTCTGCTTTTGTGATTTTAAAGACTCTGCCTTTAACTGCTAATGGGAAAGTGGATCGGGAAAAACTGCCAGCACCTGAGCAAATTCGACCAGAGTTAGCAGGAACGTTTGTTGCTCCCCGCACCAATGTTGAGGAGATATTAGCTGGAATTTGGGCTGAAGCAATCGGGATTGAACAAGTGGGCATTTACGACAACTTTTTTGAGCTAGGAGGGCATTCGCTGCTAGCAACTCAGGTGATTTCCCGATTGCGTGACGCCTTTAATGTGGAGTTGCCTTTGCGGCAGTTTTTCGACTTTCCTACTGTTGCGGATTTAGCAGTCGCGATCGCGCAAAAACTCGCTGAACAGACCGATGAGGAAATGATGGCTCAAATGTTAGCAGAGCTAGATGAAATATCGGAGGAAGAAGTTCGAGAAGTTTTGGCTAAGGAAGGAGTAGGCAAATGA
- a CDS encoding non-ribosomal peptide synthetase, with the protein MSNLSERIAGLSPEKRELLLKRLNQKKEPIAPTQIPRQNRDSNSFPLSFAQQRLWFFDQLDPGNTSYNISAAVRVKGTLDAIALEQSLNAIIQRHEVLRTAFTTVNGQPVQVITPDFKFTLPLIDLRSLSNTEREQAVRQFATAEAQKPFDLTQAPLLRVRLLHLNEFEYVVLFTMHHIVSDGWSMGIFIQELVTFYKAFACRDEINCVSTLLPELSIQYADFAVWQRQWLQGEVLEAQIAYWKKQLGGNLPVLDLPTDRPRPAVQTFQGAEEKFVLSKALIEELTKVGQQQGATLFIVLLAAFKTLLYRYTGQEDILVGSPIANRNRAELEGLIGFFANTLVLRTDLANNPTFKELLGRVREVALGAYSHQDLPFEKLVEVLQPNRDLSRNPLFQVLFALRNVPTQTLELPGVRLSLEEMESQTARFDFVLNLAQESEGLTGIFEYNKNLFDASTIQRMAGHFQTLLESIVANSDRAISTLPFLTQPEQHQLLWEWNNTHTNDSPDRCLHELFEEQAERTPDAIAVVFDNQQLTYAELNTKAHQLAHHLQKLGVKPEVLVGICVERSLEMVIGLLGILKAGGAYLPLDPAYPPERLAFMLEDAQVPVLLTQKRLLNLLPSQNAQVVCLDSDWGNQQIHSQNPIPNPSNLAYVIYTSGSTGRPKGVQISHACVVNFLISMRQKLGINQLDILLAVTSLSFDIAALEIFLPITVGSRVVVVSREIASDGAQLLTTLTDSGATIMQATPATWRMLLAAGWQGNKNLKILCGGEALPRQLAAQLLVRGDRLWNLYGPTETTIWSTIHLVESRDAISIGRPIANTQVYILDRSLQPVPVGVTGELYIGGKGLSRGYLNRPELTAEKFIANPFLDQSEKSELLYKTGDLARYLPNGELEYLGRIDHQVKVRGFRIELGEIEAVLSQHPAVQQAVVIAREANSSDKNLLAYVVPMPAEAATTPAQLRSFLKEKLPDYMVPSAFVLLEAIPLTPNGKIDRRALPEPDTTRPELERIFVSPRTAMEEVVAGIWTQVLGLQQVGVCDRFFDLGGHSLLATQVMSRLREAFQVELPLRYLFESPTVAGLAERIETACRAQQGLQTPPLVPVVRDREFPLSFAQQRLWFLDQLNPGDSAYNIPAAVRLVGALNIVALEQSFQEIIQRHEALRTIFATVEGQPVQVIIPSATFKLPVIDLRQLPPSEREAEVLRLATEEAQRPFDLTQLPLLRVTLLQLDEAENAVLLTLHHIIADGWSMGVLIREVAALYEAFCARKPSPLPELPIQYADYAVWQRQWLQGEVLEAKLDYWKQQLGHNPPQMKLPTKQPAASTFQAGIQSFELSPKLSGALNVLSRQEGVTLFMTLLAAFQTLLHRYTSQDDIIVGTDVANRTQVETELLIGFFVNILVLRTDMRGNPTFRELLKRVRDITLKAYVHQDLPFEKLVEELRPERNLSRTPLFQVLFVMQNTPVPTLEVSGLTLTPIEVEGGTAKFDLVLFVSETKDGIVGSWKYNADLFDADAIARLSAHFETLLNSIVAQPDTRLNPLEILTEAEKKQQAMQEIKREKSNFSKFKNIKPKAVTLPKGELVKTEYLQAGETFPLVLKPAVNEVDIVDWAKNNQDFIETKLLQHGGILFRGFNEPLVSVFEQFAQAICPQLFGEYGDLPREGVSGQVYGSTPYPADKAILFHNESSHLHRWPLKIWFFCVKAAQQGGETPIIDSRKVYHLLNSQLQERFAQKQIMYVRNYTDGLDVSWQEFFRTTDKSVVEDYCRKAAIEFEWREDNGLRTRQIRPAISKHPKTGETVFFNQLFLHHISCLDPAVRASLLSVFGEENLPRNVYYGDGTTIEDSVIAEIQEVYRQASVSFPWQEGDILMLDNMLAAHSRNPFVGSRKIVVAMGEMMSDEERCRPAGE; encoded by the coding sequence ATGAGTAATTTAAGCGAGCGCATCGCCGGACTTTCTCCAGAAAAACGCGAGTTGCTGCTAAAACGGCTTAATCAGAAAAAAGAGCCGATAGCACCAACCCAAATCCCCCGCCAAAACCGGGACTCTAACTCGTTTCCCTTGTCATTTGCTCAACAGCGGTTGTGGTTTTTTGACCAACTAGACCCGGGAAATACCAGCTATAACATTTCTGCGGCTGTGCGCGTTAAGGGAACGCTGGATGCGATCGCTCTGGAGCAAAGTCTCAACGCAATTATCCAGCGTCACGAAGTCCTACGAACTGCTTTCACAACAGTGAATGGGCAACCTGTCCAAGTCATTACGCCTGATTTTAAATTCACGCTTCCACTCATCGATTTGCGGTCACTCTCCAACACCGAACGAGAGCAAGCAGTACGGCAATTCGCCACCGCAGAAGCGCAAAAACCCTTTGACCTCACACAGGCACCTTTGCTGCGAGTTAGGTTGCTGCATCTGAACGAATTCGAGTATGTGGTGTTATTTACTATGCACCACATCGTCTCAGATGGGTGGTCAATGGGGATATTTATTCAAGAGTTAGTCACTTTTTATAAAGCTTTCGCTTGTAGAGACGAGATTAATTGCGTCTCTACACTCCTTCCTGAATTAAGTATCCAATATGCAGACTTTGCAGTTTGGCAGCGACAGTGGCTACAAGGAGAAGTTTTAGAAGCCCAGATTGCTTATTGGAAAAAGCAATTGGGGGGCAATCTTCCCGTACTAGATTTGCCGACAGACCGACCGCGACCTGCGGTGCAAACCTTCCAAGGCGCTGAGGAAAAATTTGTCTTGTCCAAGGCGTTGATTGAGGAACTGACTAAAGTAGGTCAGCAGCAAGGAGCGACTTTATTTATCGTTTTGCTGGCGGCGTTCAAAACTCTGCTTTATCGCTACACCGGACAGGAAGATATTTTAGTTGGTTCGCCAATTGCCAACCGCAACCGCGCCGAACTAGAAGGATTAATTGGCTTTTTTGCGAATACTTTAGTTCTGCGTACTGACTTAGCAAATAATCCTACTTTTAAGGAGTTGTTAGGACGGGTGCGCGAGGTGGCGCTGGGAGCATACAGCCACCAGGATTTACCCTTCGAGAAGCTGGTAGAAGTGTTGCAGCCAAATCGGGATTTGAGCCGGAACCCGCTGTTTCAAGTGTTGTTTGCTCTGCGTAATGTTCCCACGCAAACTTTAGAATTGCCGGGAGTTAGGCTCAGTCTCGAAGAGATGGAGAGCCAAACGGCAAGATTCGATTTTGTACTCAACTTAGCCCAGGAATCAGAAGGTCTTACTGGCATATTTGAGTACAACAAAAACTTATTTGATGCCAGCACGATCCAGCGGATGGCAGGACATTTTCAAACCTTGTTAGAAAGTATTGTTGCCAATAGCGATCGCGCTATCTCCACTTTGCCATTTTTGACGCAACCCGAACAACATCAGTTGTTATGGGAGTGGAACAATACTCACACAAACGACTCGCCGGATCGGTGTCTGCATGAGTTGTTTGAAGAACAAGCGGAACGAACACCCGATGCTATTGCAGTTGTTTTTGACAACCAACAACTCACCTACGCCGAACTCAATACCAAGGCGCATCAACTCGCACATCATCTACAGAAACTCGGTGTGAAGCCTGAAGTTTTAGTAGGGATTTGTGTAGAGCGTTCCCTAGAAATGGTAATCGGATTGCTGGGCATTCTCAAAGCAGGGGGAGCCTACCTTCCCCTAGATCCAGCCTATCCCCCAGAGCGCCTCGCTTTCATGTTAGAGGATGCTCAAGTTCCGGTATTATTAACCCAAAAACGCCTGTTAAATCTCCTACCCTCCCAGAATGCTCAGGTTGTATGCCTGGACAGCGATTGGGGAAATCAACAAATCCACAGTCAAAATCCAATCCCAAATCCCTCAAACTTAGCTTATGTTATCTATACTTCCGGCTCAACCGGACGACCCAAAGGCGTACAAATTTCCCACGCCTGTGTCGTCAACTTCCTAATTTCTATGCGCCAGAAATTAGGAATAAATCAGCTAGATATTTTATTAGCTGTCACCTCCTTATCTTTTGATATTGCGGCGCTAGAAATATTCCTCCCCATAACTGTAGGCTCTCGCGTTGTTGTAGTCAGCCGTGAAATCGCCTCTGACGGGGCACAGTTGTTAACAACATTGACCGATTCTGGGGCGACCATCATGCAAGCAACGCCTGCGACTTGGCGAATGCTTTTGGCAGCAGGATGGCAGGGGAACAAGAACTTGAAAATCCTCTGTGGTGGCGAAGCCTTACCGCGACAACTCGCCGCTCAATTGCTGGTGCGGGGCGATCGCTTGTGGAACTTGTACGGCCCTACGGAAACTACCATTTGGTCTACTATCCATCTGGTGGAAAGTAGGGATGCGATTTCTATCGGTCGTCCGATTGCTAATACGCAAGTTTACATCTTAGACCGCTCTCTACAGCCTGTCCCTGTGGGTGTTACGGGTGAACTGTATATTGGCGGGAAAGGGTTATCCAGAGGCTACCTAAATCGACCTGAACTAACAGCCGAGAAGTTCATTGCCAATCCGTTTTTAGACCAATCCGAAAAGTCGGAATTACTGTATAAAACTGGAGATTTAGCGAGATATCTCCCGAATGGTGAATTGGAATATTTGGGACGCATCGACCACCAAGTTAAAGTGCGAGGCTTCCGGATTGAACTGGGCGAAATTGAAGCGGTACTCAGCCAACATCCAGCCGTGCAGCAAGCGGTAGTGATTGCTAGAGAGGCTAATTCTAGCGACAAGAATTTGCTTGCTTATGTCGTACCGATGCCAGCGGAAGCTGCAACAACACCCGCACAACTGCGCTCATTTCTCAAGGAGAAGCTACCCGATTACATGGTGCCTTCTGCCTTTGTACTGCTAGAAGCAATTCCTTTAACGCCTAATGGAAAAATTGACCGTCGCGCATTACCAGAACCTGACACCACCAGACCTGAATTAGAAAGGATTTTTGTCAGTCCCCGCACCGCAATGGAGGAAGTTGTAGCAGGGATTTGGACTCAAGTTTTAGGTCTTCAGCAAGTCGGTGTATGCGATCGCTTCTTTGACTTAGGCGGACACTCGCTGCTGGCAACTCAGGTAATGTCTCGCCTCCGCGAAGCGTTTCAAGTTGAACTCCCCTTGCGCTATCTGTTTGAGTCGCCGACAGTAGCGGGTTTGGCAGAACGCATCGAAACAGCTTGTCGCGCCCAACAAGGTCTTCAAACTCCGCCCCTCGTGCCAGTTGTGCGGGATAGAGAATTCCCCCTCTCCTTTGCCCAACAGCGACTGTGGTTTCTCGACCAATTAAATCCAGGCGATTCTGCCTATAACATTCCCGCCGCAGTGCGTCTAGTCGGTGCGCTGAATATCGTAGCGCTAGAGCAAAGCTTTCAAGAGATTATCCAGCGTCACGAAGCTTTGCGGACAATCTTTGCGACGGTGGAAGGGCAACCCGTGCAGGTAATTATCCCATCGGCTACTTTTAAGCTACCAGTAATCGACCTGCGACAGTTGCCACCATCCGAACGAGAAGCGGAGGTGCTGCGACTTGCCACCGAGGAAGCGCAACGACCTTTTGACCTCACTCAATTGCCGTTGCTGCGCGTCACTTTATTACAACTGGATGAGGCAGAAAATGCGGTACTGCTGACCCTACACCACATCATCGCTGATGGCTGGTCGATGGGGGTACTGATTCGGGAAGTGGCGGCACTCTACGAAGCTTTTTGTGCCAGGAAACCCTCGCCGCTGCCGGAATTGCCCATACAGTACGCAGATTATGCAGTTTGGCAACGACAATGGCTGCAAGGAGAGGTTTTGGAAGCCAAACTTGATTACTGGAAGCAGCAGTTAGGTCACAATCCGCCCCAGATGAAACTACCCACCAAACAACCTGCTGCTTCTACTTTTCAAGCTGGCATTCAATCCTTTGAGCTATCTCCAAAGCTGTCTGGGGCACTAAATGTACTCAGCCGCCAAGAAGGTGTAACTCTCTTCATGACACTGCTGGCAGCCTTTCAGACGCTGCTGCACCGCTATACTAGTCAGGATGACATCATTGTTGGCACCGATGTCGCCAATCGCACTCAAGTTGAAACTGAATTGTTGATTGGTTTCTTTGTCAACATTTTGGTCTTACGCACCGATATGCGTGGCAACCCCACTTTCCGCGAGTTGCTCAAGCGAGTGCGCGACATCACTTTAAAAGCTTATGTCCATCAAGACTTGCCTTTTGAGAAGTTGGTCGAGGAACTGCGTCCAGAAAGAAATTTGAGCCGCACTCCCCTGTTTCAAGTGTTGTTCGTGATGCAAAATACGCCCGTGCCTACTTTAGAAGTTTCGGGTTTAACTTTAACCCCAATTGAAGTAGAGGGCGGGACAGCGAAATTTGATTTAGTGCTGTTCGTGTCAGAAACAAAGGATGGCATTGTTGGCAGTTGGAAGTACAACGCCGATTTATTTGATGCGGATGCGATCGCTCGTCTATCAGCTCATTTTGAAACCCTCCTCAACAGCATCGTCGCCCAGCCGGATACGCGCCTCAATCCTTTGGAAATACTCACCGAAGCTGAAAAGAAACAACAAGCCATGCAAGAGATCAAACGGGAAAAGAGTAACTTCAGCAAGTTCAAAAACATCAAACCAAAAGCAGTTACTCTGCCCAAAGGCGAATTAGTCAAAACCGAATATTTACAAGCCGGAGAAACATTCCCCTTAGTTCTCAAACCTGCCGTAAACGAGGTTGATATCGTTGACTGGGCAAAAAACAACCAAGACTTCATCGAAACCAAGTTATTACAACATGGAGGAATTCTGTTTCGAGGCTTTAACGAACCTTTAGTGTCCGTTTTTGAGCAATTTGCCCAAGCCATTTGTCCCCAGTTGTTCGGAGAATATGGAGACTTACCTCGTGAAGGAGTTAGCGGGCAAGTTTACGGTTCTACTCCTTATCCGGCGGATAAAGCTATCTTGTTTCATAACGAGAGTTCGCATTTACACCGCTGGCCTTTAAAAATTTGGTTTTTCTGCGTCAAAGCTGCACAGCAAGGCGGAGAAACTCCGATTATTGACAGCCGCAAAGTTTATCATTTACTCAATTCTCAACTTCAAGAAAGATTTGCCCAAAAGCAAATTATGTACGTCCGCAACTATACAGATGGATTAGATGTGAGCTGGCAAGAGTTTTTTCGAACGACCGATAAAAGTGTGGTAGAAGATTATTGCCGAAAAGCTGCAATCGAATTTGAGTGGAGAGAAGACAATGGGTTGAGAACTCGCCAAATTCGTCCAGCGATATCCAAGCATCCAAAAACGGGAGAAACGGTATTTTTTAATCAACTTTTCTTGCACCATATCTCCTGCTTAGATCCAGCAGTCCGCGCCTCTTTATTATCTGTATTTGGAGAAGAAAACCTGCCCCGGAATGTTTATTACGGAGATGGCACGACCATTGAAGATTCTGTAATAGCCGAAATTCAAGAAGTTTATCGGCAGGCATCTGTTAGTTTTCCTTGGCAGGAAGGAGACATATTAATGCTGGACAATATGTTGGCTGCACACAGCCGTAACCCATTTGTAGGTTCGCGGAAGATTGTGGTAGCGATGGGAGAAATGATGAGTGATGAAGAACGTTGCCGTCCCGCCGGGGAATAA